One window from the genome of Sardina pilchardus chromosome 12, fSarPil1.1, whole genome shotgun sequence encodes:
- the LOC134097933 gene encoding potassium voltage-gated channel subfamily S member 3-like — protein sequence MPPNNSTMVYGQILHSHGREEDQVNLNVGGMLHKVDKSTLMRFPQTRLGRLLCCHTEEAILELCDDYSAAEREYYFDRNPGVFRCVLNFYHTGHIHVMEELCVFSFDQEIEYWGVQELYLASCCGNWYQERKAYIEDRDWDVRSDDAQPSFDSSFEELSVLEKDLEKFKGAWCADVRRYVWLTLEDPGYSLSSKLITAASLSVVLTSIVAMCVHSMPEFQQLDASERPVEDPVLAILEVVCIICFSAEFAVRLVVAPSPRKFLANPLNLIDFASILPFYITLAFETLDGERGEEESENLENVGKVVQVLRLMRIFRILKLARHSVGLRALGATVRHSYEEVGLLILFLSVGISIFSVLIYSTEKEDADSDLGTIPVGWWWATITMTTVGYGDTCPVTTAGKLVAALCIICGLLVVALPISIIFNKFSKYYQRNKAMDANQCLDEADKPPDSPYMHLRELYGQSLYPFLGGISFKSSESSGGDETDASSLQDIEAICDAVDVPEKIGA from the coding sequence ATGCCCCCCAACAACAGCACGATGGTTTATGGCCAGATACTCCACAGCCACGGCCGAGAGGAAGACCAGGTCAACCTCAACGTGGGCGGGATGCTGCACAAGGTGGACAAGAGCACGCTGATGCGCTTCCCGCAGACGCGTCTCGGACGCCTGCTGTGCTGCCACACCGAGGAGGCCATCTTGGAGCTGTGTGACGACTACAGCGCGGCCGAGCGCGAGTACTACTTTGACCGCAACCCCGGCGTCTTCCGCTGCGTGCTGAACTTCTACCACACGGGCCACATCCACGTGATGGAGGAGCTGTGCGTCTTCTCGTTCGACCAGGAGATCGAGTACTGGGGCGTGCAGGAGCTCTACCTGGCCTCGTGCTGCGGCAACTGGTACCAGGAGCGCAAGGCGTACATCGAGGACCGCGACTGGGACGTGCGCAGCGACGACGCGCAGCCCAGCTTCGACTCGTCCTTCGAGGAGCTCTCGGTGCTGGAGAAGGACCTGGAGAAGTTCAAGGGCGCCTGGTGCGCGGACGTCCGCCGCTACGTGTGGCTGACCCTGGAGGACCCCGGCTACTCGCTGTCGTCGAAGTTGATCACGGCGGCGTCGCTGAGCGTGGTGCTCACCTCCATCGTGGCCATGTGCGTGCACAGCATGCCCGAGTTCCAGCAGCTGGACGCCAGCGAGCGGCCGGTGGAGGACCCCGTGCTGGCCATCCTGGAGGTGGTCTGCATCATCTGCTTCTCGGCCGAGTTCGCCGTGCGGCTGGTGGTGGCGCCGTCGCCGCGCAAGTTCCTCGCCAACCCGCTCAACCTCATCGACTTCGCCTCCATCCTGCCGTTCTACATCACGCTGGCCTTCGAGACGCTGGACGGCGAGCGCggcgaggaggagagcgagaacCTGGAGAACGTGGGCAAGGTGGTGCAGGTGCTGCGGCTCATGCGCATCTTCCGCATCCTCAAGCTGGCGCGCCACTCGGTGGGCCTGCGGGCGCTGGGCGCCACCGTGCGCCACAGCTACGAGGAGGTGggcctcctcatcctcttcctctctgtgggCATCTCCATCTTCTCCGTGCTCATCTACTCCACCGAGAAGGAGGACGCCGACTCGGACCTGGGCACCATCCCCGTCGGCTGGTGGTGGGCCACCATCACCATGACCACCGTCGGCTACGGCGACACGTGCCCCGTGACCACGGCGGGCAAGCTGGTGGCGGCGCTCTGCATCATCTGCGGCCTGCTGGTGGTGGCGCTGCCCATCAGCATCATCTTCAACAAGTTCTCCAAGTACTACCAGCGGAACAAGGCCATGGACGCCAACCAGTGCCTGGACGAGGCCGACAAGCCGCCGGACAGCCCCTACATGCACCTCCGCGAGCTGTACGGCCAGAGCCTGTACCCCTTCCTGGGCGGGATCTCCTTCAAGAGCAGCGAGAGCAGCGGCGGGGACGAGACCGACGCCTCCAGCCTCCAGGACATTGAGGCGATATGCGACGCGGTGGACGTTCCGGAAAAAATAGGAGCCTAA
- the LOC134097420 gene encoding uncharacterized protein LOC134097420, with the protein MMSFLLCFQVALLTLTTTLQIWAYTDGMRAECLGSLLRVSVDGYLKTGRLAQAQVDVLNGSDVIGPITPFLAAQCGFSTVSDPWGNTLLYISLQNCYSQPRGDGMFEINLRLRPHGEDSHRVHTVYKSCNYPKWTSREILCSQNFMEVSVEHELPTSEQLAWMISGEKDATPTKPASMGTRSPFRLQKVIFYTPAQREVTPVELHTLGYGLYTSPTRLLIRGPHNTSATYSQDVAGVPMAIMKSSVVYEHRWMLFLVNAEAACPTGGVSFTEEMITWRLPRHITPLLSSGSSETLEAYMGIEGRRLDKASMVAKGYSLYATDSHIVIEMPIGSPDGYYKSRAHKRRYHTTFTIEPMVELLWRASGGSDETRYKVLYPITTPPVPRPPHVTDYTVAEEGGVFKMVLGMFLPDVELTSITIGSAEITALEAAANGFDIRQHGFPNGSKAFSLEVPFTHPAVIKEIPNVRTTIYTLDLGFVFLVLPEETVFFHPAVLEASVEHTDLPSVTGTCDQQNFYIIARYGSQGPTFETLLGGSLLTGELARQYRFKENVTHFSLVVPFGSPEIAIEGVQSAFVRSRLDVTLQDPGKGWNITYFSLACSFRTSVIECSPNGTIQALAVKLEGVPSLNPSQLTLNDPSCGPYYSDDRLALFYFSVDSCGTTREFKDDAMVYENKATLKSGQNTKTDLSASEEYRFRFSCTYAVNARKTLAFSTMPQSTIPVAEAGVGELMVHMRLAKDMKYTDFFSDEDYPVVRHLRQPIYFELELVEFKDPNVELVIDRCWAALSWDRLSKPRWDVIVDGCPNPEDPDQTIFHPVRPDGRVLFPSLFKRFEVQMFSFAEAEDTPAGQVVFHCDAVICDSRSPLDGLCHGQCANKQMGTHGVKRGPRAVSQLHIEHVSSGLIFLV; encoded by the exons ATGATGAGTTTTCTCCTCTGTTTTCA GGTTGCACTATTAACATTAACCACGACCTTGCAAATATGGGCCTACACGG ATGGCATGCGGGCCGAGTGCCTGGGAAGTCTGTTGCGCGTGAGCGTGGACGGCTACCTGAAAACAGGGAGACTAGCTCAAGCCCAAGTGGATGTTCTCA ATGGCAGTGATGTTATCGGACCTATTACACCTTTCCTGGCTGCTCAGTGTGGATTCAGTACGGTCTCCGATCCTTGGGGCAATACACTGCTTTATATCTCTCTCCAGAACTGCTACTCTCAACCTAGG GGTGATGGCATGTTCGAGATAAATCTGCGGCTCCGACCACATGGAGAAGACTCCCATAGAGTCCATACTGTGTACAAGTCATGCAACTATCCAAAGTGGACCTCTCGTGAAATCCTCTGCTCCCAGAACTTCATGGAG GTGTCTGTGGAGCATGAACTTCCAACCTCTGAACAACTGGCATGGATGATTTCCGGTGAAAAAGATGCCACCCCAACTAAACCGGCATCTATG GGAACGAGGTCTCCCTTCAGACTCCAGAAGGTGATCttctacacacctgcacagagagaggtcaCTCCAGTGGAGCTCCACACGCTAGGCTACGGGCTTTACACCTCCCCGACTCGTCTGCTGATAAGAGGCCCGCACAACACCTCCGCGACATATTCCCAAGAT GTAGCTGGAGTCCCTATGGCGATAATGAAGAGCTCTGTGGTCTACGAGCACCGCTGGATGCTGTTCCTGGTCAACGCAGAAGCTGCATGTCCCACCG GTGGCGTGTCTTTCACTGAGGAGATGATCACTTGGCGTCTGCCCAGACACATCACCCCACTGCTGTCCTCTGGCTCCAGTGAGACCCTAGAGGCCTACATGGGGATTGAGGGCCGAAGGCTGGACAAGGCCAGCATGGTGGCTAAGGGCTACTCTCTCTATGCCACAGACTCTCACATTGTGATTGAGATGCCCATTGGGTCCCCTGATGGGTACTACAAG AGCCGTGCTCATAAAAGGCGCTACCACACCACCTTCACCATTGAGCCCATGGTGGAGCTCCTGTGGAGGGCGTCTGGAGGCTCTGATGAGACCCGCTACAAAGTGCTCTACCCCATCACCACCCCACCCGTGCCCAGACCACCACACGTCACTGACT ACACTGTTGCAGAGGAAGGTGGTGTGTTCAAGATGGTTTTGGGTATGTTCCTGCCTGATGTGGAGCTGACTAGCATCACCATTGGCTCTGCTGAGATCACTGCACTCGAAGCTGCAGCCAATGGCTTTGACATCCGACAGCATGGCTTCCCTAATGGCTCCAAAGCTTTCAGTCtagaagtgccgttcactcACCCGGCAGTCATTAAGGAG ATTCCCAACGTGAGGACGACGATCTACACTCTGGACCTAGGGTTTGTCTTCCTCGTTCTACCAGAGGAGACAGTGTTTTTTCACCCTGCAGTTCTGGAAGCTTCAGTGGAGCATACTG atcTGCCATCGGTCACTGGCACGTGCGATCAGCAGAACTTCTACATCATTGCTCGTTACGGAAGCCAAGGCCCTACCTTTGAGACGTTGCTTGGTGGCAGTCTGCTGACTGGAGAGCTGGCCCGACAGTACCGCTTCAAAGAGAACGTAACTCATTTCAGCCTAGTGGTTCCATTTGGGTCTCCTGAAATTGCCATTGAG GGGGTCCAGTCAGCGTTTGTGAGGAGCAGGCTTGATGTGACACTGCAAGACCCGGGGAAGGGTTGGAACATCACCTATTTCTCCCTGGCCTGTTCCTTCCGGACCTCAGTCATCG AATGCAGTCCAAATGGGACCATTCAGGCGCTTGCTGTTAAGCTGGAGGGCGTGCCCAGCCTCAACCCTAGCCAGCTGACTCTGAACGATCCCTCATGTGGACCCTACTACAGTGATGACCGCCTGGCCCTCTTCTACTTCAGTGTTGATTCCTGTGGGACCACCAGAGAG TTTAAAGATGATGCAATGGTGTATGAAAACAAGGCCACTTTGAAAAGTGGTCAAAATACCAAGACTGACTTGAGTGCCAGTGAAGAATATCG ATTCAGATTCTCCTGCACCTATGCTGTGAACGCTAGGAAAACGCTGGCTTTTTCCACCATGCCTCAATCCACAATACCAGTGGCCGAAGCTGGGGTGGGGGAACTCATGGTTCATATGAGGCTTGCTAAAG ACATGAAGTACACAGACTTCTTCTCTGATGAGGATTACCCTGTGGTGAGGCACCTAAGACAGCCAATCTACTTCGAGCTGGAGCTGGTGGAGTTTAAAGATCCCAACGTAGAACTCGTCATTGACCGCTGCTGGGCTGCTCTGAGTTGGGACCGTCTGTCCAAACCACGATGGGACGTCATAGTGGACGG TTGCCCGAATCCTGAGGACCCTGACCAGACGATATTCCACCCAGTAAGGCCAGACGGCAGGGTgctgttcccctctctcttcaagAGGTTCGAGGTGCAGATGTTCTCTTTCGCAGAGGCAGAGGATACCCCTGCTGGCCAG GTTGTTTTCCATTGTGATGCTGTCATCTGTGACTCCCGTAGCCCTTTGGATGGACTGTGCCATGGCCAGTGTGCTAACAAGCAAATGGGTACACATGGTGTGAAAAGGG GTCCCAGAGCCGTTTCTCAACTGCACATAGAACATGTTTCCTCTGGATTaatcttcctggtctga
- the LOC134097981 gene encoding uncharacterized protein LOC134097981, translating to MIMAQILLLVQWLFMIAVTISAQKTLKTTGLRPQCLGNVMRLTIDKSFTIGGQLDVDAINGSHYYPITQSIAPACGYKKTVDHWGNVKLFASVLSCYTQNQDDEDFDVKLRLTMNSEQKSDKADVHELSKTCKYNQWAAREILCDQDYMEVSVNRLPPPIDPAAYPEEDQWVGAVPEAVTSEMNIWRMVFFTPREKSMLLTDAQKLGYFVSTTPTRLVIRSHPNKTEIYTENVAKVSMNVLRVTTYFKDLWSVTMLDSAVACPTSGLVFTEETITWYVPRHIHPLLTSNTCETLEVHMGIDGERLDESQMLSKGYTMSVTDNHVVLELPVGGPDGYYKSQVSQYQYHIMYCIEAMFEMVWKEAGSDLLTKYKVLKPITTPLMPRPPHVLDSTVPDERIFDVALGTFLHDVILVNITFTTGVLTVAEANARGFNVQEHRFANGSKTFSLRVPFSDPVVLKSNPQRELTTYTLPLIFGLLVLPEQSPFSHPAEPEVTLQDVVFPVVTGTCDDENYYITMALESHGNDYKYIVGKRELNADLASEYDVRVNATHMTMRVSFLSSDAVFTFVIPSAAGGRLDFKVIDPINKWSLTDFSLACTFPMPLTECHTNGTMTALALKVESAPYVIPSQLTLIDRSCKPVFSNDQFASFSFAVNTCGTVRMFLDDHMIYQNHITMPDQAAKIGSHPEYRLTVSCYYVNDDIKMIPFIPDDLGTEPFEPQIGFGEMSIRMRLASDFYNTFYSEDDYPVVEYLRRPLYFEVELMDSTDPELELFVESCWATLSNERQSTPRWDIIVDGCPNHNDRYMATLHPVTADARVQFPSHFKRFDMKMFSFVQDNVVLKDQIHVHCDAAICDRNRQSDGLCYRQCSSHPGNEPSIKSQGKTRFSPRSTAQLSSGRILLSK from the exons ATGATAATGGCCCAGATTCTTCTGCT AGTTCAATGGCTTTTCATGATTGCTGTTACGATTTCTGCCCAGAAAACTTTAAAAA CCACTGGACTGAGGCCTCAATGCCTTGGAAATGTCATGAGGCTTACAATTGATAAATCCTTTACAATTGGAGGCCAACTTGACGTGGATGCAATCA ATGGCAGTCATTACTACCCAATCACACAGAGCATAGCACCTGCATGTGGCTACAAGAAGACTGTTGACCACTGGGGCAATGTTAAACTCTTTGCCTCAGTCTTGAGCTGCTACACTCAAAACCAA GATGATGAGGATTTTGACGTGAAGCTGCGTTTAACAATGAACAGTGAGCAGAAATCTGACAAGGCAGACGTGCATGAACTGTCCAAAACATGCAAATATAACCAGTGGGCTGCTCGTGAGATTCTGTGTGACCAGGACTACATGGAG GTGTCGGTGAACAGGTTGCCCCCACCAATTGACCCAGCTGCTTATCCCGAAGAGGATCAGTGGGTTGGTGCGGTTCCTGAG GCTGTGACCTCTGAGATGAACATCTGGAGGATGGTTTTCTTCACCCCAAGAGAGAAGTCTATGCTATTGACTGATGCTCAAAAGCTTGGCTACTTTGTGTCCACGACACCAACAAGACTTGTGATCCGAAGCCATCCCAACAAAACCGAGATCTACACTGAAAAT GTTGCCAAGGTCTCCATGAATGTTCTGAGGGTAACTACCTATTTCAAGGACCTGTGGTCTGTGACGATGCTTGATTCTGCGGTAGCCTGCCCAACCA GTGGTTTGGTTTTCACTGAGGAAACCATTACTTGGTATGTGCCACGCCACATCCACCCACTTCTCACATCAAATACCTGTGAGACTCTGGAGGTCCACATGGGTATTGATGGTGAGCGGCTTGACGAGTCCCAGATGCTCAGCAAGGGCTACACCATGTCTGTGACTGATAACCACGTTGTCCTTGAATTGCCTGTGGGTGGACCTGATGGCTACTACAAG AGTCAAGTTTCTCAGTATCAGTACCATatcatgtactgcattgaggcTATGTTTGAGATGGTGTGGAAGGAGGCAGGCTCTGACCTGCTAACCAAATATAAGGTCTTGAAACCCATCACCACCCCTCTGATGCCCAGACCTCCACATGTGCTTGACT CTACTGTTCCTGATGAGCGTATCTTTGACGTTGCCTTGGGGACCTTCCTTCATGATGTGATCCTGGTGAACATTACCTTTACCACTGGTGTGCTAACGGTTGCTGAGGCCAATGCCAGAGGCTTCAATGTCCAAGAGCATCGCTTTGCCAATGGTTCCAAGACCTTTAGTCTACGAGTGCCTTTCTCTGACCCTGTGGTTCTGAAGAGT AACCCTCAGCGGGAACTCACAACCTACACCCTTCCTTTGATCTTCGGCCTGCTGGTCTTGCCTGAGCAGTCTCCATTCTCTCATCCTGCTGAACCGGAAGTGACTCTTCAGGATGTTG TGTTTCCTGTTGTGACTGGAACCTGTGATGACGAAAACTACTACATCACCATGGCACTTGAAAGTCATGGCAACGACTATAAATACATTGTGGGCAAGCGAGAGCTGAACGCTGACCTGGCCAGCGAATACGATGTCCGTGTGAATGCTACACACATGACTATGAGGGTCTCCTTCCTCTCATCCGATGCTGTATTTACG TTCGTTATTCCTTCTGCTGCTGGTGGTCGACTGGACTTTAAGGTCATTGATCCAATCAATAAATGGAGCCTCACTGACTTCTCTTTGGCTTGTACCTTTCCTATGCCTTTGACTG AGTGTCACACCAATGGTACAATGACTGCCCTAGCCCTGAAGGTCGAGTCAGCTCCATATGTCATCCCCAGTCAGCTCACCCTCATTGACAGGTCTTGCAAACCAGTGTTCAGCAACGATCAGTTTGCCTCCTTCTCGTTCGCTGTTAACACCTGTGGAACAGTCCGAATG TTCTTGGATGACCACATGATTTATCAGAATCATATCACCATGCCTGATCAAGCTGCAAAGATTGGTTCCCACCCAGAGTATCG actcaCTGTCTCTTGTTACTATGTGAACGATGACATCAAGATGATTCCATTTATCCCAGATGACCTCGGGACTGAGCCCTTTGAGCCACAGATTGGTTTTGGGGAGATGAGCATCCGCATGAGGCTAGCAAGCG ACTTCTACAACACATTTTACTCTGAGGACGACTATCCAGTGGTAGAGTACTTGAGGCGCCCTCTTTACTTTGAAGTTGAACTGATGGACTCCACAGATCCGGAGCTTGAGCTCTTCGTCGAGAGCTGCTGGGCAACACTGTCAAATGAGCGGCAGTCCACTCCACGATGGGACATCATTGTTGACGG GTGCCCAAACCACAATGATCGTTACATGGCCACACTGCATCCTGTAACGGCTGATGCTAGAGTCCAGTTCCCTTCCCACTTCAAACGCTTTGACATGAAGATGTTTTCTTTTGTCCAGGATAATGTGGTACTTAAAGATCAG ATTCATGTCCACTGTGATGCTGCCATTTGTGATCGGAACAGACAAAGTGATGGCCTCTGCTACAGGCAATGCTCTAGTCACCCTGGCAATGAGCCAAGCATTAAGA GTCAAGGCAAAACAAGGTTTTCTCCGAGGTCAACGGCTCAACTCTCCTCTGGACGCATCTTGCTGTCTAAATGA